The genomic segment CATCGATGTCGCGCTATTAATACTGTTCCCACTATTGCTAGTGCTAGGCggcgtaatatttttactattcgTAACGTTACTGCTGTCGTTATTCCTCGGTGGAGTAGACGAAGTCTCTGGATTACTAAGATCGCTCCCGCTGGCAGTAACAGGACGGCTTGTTTCTTCAATTATAACAGGACCACTTGCTTCATTACCCCAATCATTTAATCCTGCCAGCTGAGGTTGCTGATACTGATGATACTGATACTGATGAATATGTGAGTACGGGTAAGCGTGAGGATGCGGCCAATTCGGAATCATCTCTGCCGGATCCAAATACTGTTGTGGTCCAGTTGATTGATAATGGACATGTGGATATCCATGTGGATGTGTATGTGCGTGTGCAAGTGTTTGTGGAAGTGTGTGTGAAAGTCCTTGTGGAAGTGTTTGTGTATGTGCATGTGGAAGTGTTTGTGTATGTGCATGTGGAAGTGTTTGTGGAAGTGTATGTGAAAGTGTTTGTGGAAGTGTATGTGAAAGTGTTTGTGGAAGTGTTTGTGGAAGTGTATGTGAAAGTGTATGTGGAAGTGTATGTGAAAGTGTTTGTGGAAGTGTATGTGAAAGTGTTTGTGAAAGTGTATGTGAAAGTGTATGTGAAAGTGTATGTGAAAGTGTTTGTGGAAGTGTTTGTGAAAGTGTTTGTGAAAGTGTTTGTGGAAGTGCATGTGAAAGTGTTTGTGGAAGTGTTTGTGGAAGTGTATTTGAAAGTGTTTGTGGAAGTGTATATGGAAATGTATGTGCATGCGTATTTGGATGTGTATGTGAATGTGCTTGTGCTTGTACTTGTGTATGTGTTTGTGCTTGTGTATGTGCTTGTGCTTGTGcttgtgtatgtgtatgtgtttgTGTATGTGTTTGTGTATGTGTTTGTGTATGTGTTTGTGTATGTGTTTGTGCATGTGTTTGTGCATGTGTTTGTGCTTGAGCTTGTGCTTGTGTAAGTGTTTGTGTATGTCTTTGTGTATATGCATGTGTATGTGGATATGTATGTGGATGTTCATCTGAAGACCCATGTGGATGCTCATGTGGATAACTATACCAATATTGCTGACCTCCGTCGGCTGTGGTATTTGTTTGTTGCGGACCATGTTGTGCAGAATTATGTTGCGCAGAATTATGTTGCACAGAATTATGTTGCGTAGAATTATGTTGCGTAGAATTATGTTGCGTAGAATTATGTTGCGTAGAATTATGTTGCGTAGAATTATGTTGCGTAGAATTATGTTGCGTAGAATTATGTTGCGTAGAATTATGTTGCGTAGAATTACTTAATGCAGAATTATTTGGTGCTGAATTATGTTGTACAGAATTATTTTGTGGTATTTGTTGCGGAAGTGGCTGCTGGCCAGATACTTGCTGTTGTTGGCAAAGCATCGCAAGGGAATTATAGTAAGATACCATTCCAAGGTTACATATGTCTCCcatttaattcgattatttttgtaCACCCTCGACAAGAGCACTTTTTTTTAGTCAATTCTTATTAATCGGTTGAGCAACGAATTTCGAGGTTCATATAGACTAGATTTCTTTTATCACAATTACgagttattatttttagtcaatataaaatttagtcgtataaaacaattattaatatttattaaatcctacgtaatattaattaattaaaatattaagttagATTTATCTCTTTTGATGCTTTATATCGCTAGTTTTTGtcaataaacataaattaaactttataGGAACttctcatttttaaaatttgtgtCGTAGGTTAGAAACCTTCGTTACTGTGCGCTTGTCACGGTTACATCTTATTAAACGAATAAGTATGGTTATCAAACAAGCCGCCTCATAGTGTCAATAACGTCGATGTAAGTGCTCAATCTGAAATTACCAGATTTATATGtcgaaagaattatttctgtCACTGTGACGAGTTCCACAGTGAGCAGAAAccaattctaaaaatttgaCAGCTTCCCCATTGCGAAAGTTTTGTTAGTTTGACCTAGTTCAAACTTTTTAACTGTTTAGTTGATCACTTAAACCACGCACCTTTCACATCCAGAAACATTCAAAATCTTCTCTTCAGTTTTCCAAACAAAGTAGAGACACACGAATAAGATTTAACTCCCGTACCATTGAGTATAACTTCACGACTAGACACACTTCCCTATAACAACAAACGCGTCGGAGATGTTAAGACATCGACGGTTTAGTTGACTATGATCATCAAGCCTGCGACCCTGTCAAGAAATAGAGACGCCCGGGGTGGGAACTTCTCCCCGCCACTAGTGCCACACAACCAATCAACGCGTTGCGTGGTTACCGTTAGCTGTAATGGCGTCGCACGAAAGTTTCGACGGCCAGAGATATCGCTGGCAGATAAAAATTGCTGGAAGGCAGCTCTCACACCCCCGCGAATGTAAACCAAACGTGAAACACGCGAAATAGACAACATTTTTCGCACTTGTCGCCATTTAATAGCACTTGGACGAGGTTATGGAAATTTATCTGAAGGATCTTTGTGTGTTTACGCGAGATGATGGTGGGGGACGTTTAATGAAGATCGGTGCACACGCGAGAAAGTTTAGTTTCAGATCGAGATTTTATCGTCGGAGGAGATGGATTATTTTAGGTTTTCGAATATAGAACGAGTTCGTGTTATGTAACCGGTCTTTGGAATCAAAATCCGTCGGCACGTTTGTTAAAAATGGAGGATTTAATAGTTTTCAGGGTTTCAAAAGTATGATTTTTAAACGGATTGaatgaatatttaagtaaaacTTTGCTTTAACtaattatgtagaatatgtgtAGAAGATTATGGGCAACTATAggtacataattttttatatatatattatattatatatattagttatatatatgtagtatagcATATACATTTCAGTTCTACTTCTGTCTAAAACGCTGTATAGTTTTGCGAACTTCCCGTTCCATAgtataatagtattattttaaaaagcgATAGTGTAGATTAGCGGCCACCACGAAGTCCTCGCACATGCAGAATGTGATCGTATTATtcggataaaaatatttattatgtgtatttatttctttatttattgctATTAGGTACATATTTGGCATATTTAGGATATAAATTTCCTGTCATGTCTTGGAAGTCTGCAAGAACAATGTATTGTTTAAAGAAGGTCTGtggtaaataaaaagttaagaACCGGTGGTATACATGTTTTATGCgaattatggaaataaattgttcCTATTGGTGTGCccatcgttgtatagtacatataggtacatattaattttcattaaaagagTAACAggtgatatatatatatatatatataaataatcgtttgcaattcgattaaatatttgatatctgcataaatataatctaataaaattgaaattaaattgcatAAATGTGTACGGGTGTCGTTTAACatttacatacgtataatcatattcatataatcatatacgtataattatatcagaatataagcgtttatatatgtacttatagatatttttcgtAGGAaatgaagagagagaaacgcaATGAGAAATTACATAGCTCATCGCGTTCGTTGCACCAGGCCAGCAAATTCTGATACTTTATTGCGTGGTCGTAACAAAATCATACATAATTAGGAAtgtataacaattataaactGCACTGCGCCGACTTCATAAATCACCCGACCACAGAAATGATTTAAAGCCAAAAACTTGAACTTGTGTGATTTCATAACTGTGATTAAGATCGATGATTATCGTTTATTACGTTTACATAAGGTATAATGCGAGTATTTAAAATGAGAATGAAACGATTGCATGTAATTCACGGACAATCCAACTAAATTATATAGGTACTATTTCCAAGcaataataatagagatatcCCTTGCTTATCAGCActctatatttctttcaagtGACTCGGAAATAGTGTTCTTTACGTTACACGCGTGTATATACACACTCCCCATTGAATTAATCTAAGCTATATACGATTCAACTGTTAGCTACTATTGAAATTTATGAGCGCAGATCGTATCTTCTTTGGTAATTGATTTAAACCAAATTATTGCactattatatacttttattagGTATTGTATATAGAACGTACTGACAGCGAGAGTTCATTGAAGATCTAAATTATTACAAGTGTTCTCTAAATCATCGATgagtatgaaaaatatggTACACATCTAGCAAAGCATTAAATGACAATTAGAATATCAACgttgatgaaatattaaataatagagattttaaagaagaaatgttaatatttacctatgtatctatacatataatgtatgtatatattaggCTTGCTACCAGTTTATTGTGGCATAATCTTAAGTCAGAAATCGGGACAACGATGTGCATATTTAGTAGTATCTATAAATCATcgacaaaataaaatgcaacatTGAAACATTGTGTCGATTATATacctagaaaataaaaatatcttcataGTATAATAATAGCAAGTGGCACCGTCGGTGATGAATGTCACAATATTGACTAGCAACATGAGAATGTAGCCAACGCTTGACGATccgttaaaatttctttctaacttcaattagaTCCGCCTCGACTATCGGTACCCATTCATTATGTTCCCTTTCGACCGTTTCTGGTGTTTCTTACCTG from the Bombus pyrosoma isolate SC7728 linkage group LG11, ASM1482585v1, whole genome shotgun sequence genome contains:
- the LOC122572268 gene encoding homeobox protein abdominal-B-like — protein: MGDICNLGMVSYYNSLAMLCQQQQVSGQQPLPQQIPQNNSVQHNSAPNNSALSNSTQHNSTQHNSTQHNSTQHNSTQHNSTQHNSTQHNSTQHNSTQHNSVQHNSAQHNSAQHGPQQTNTTADGGQQYWYSYPHEHPHGSSDEHPHTYPHTHAYTQRHTQTLTQAQAQAQTHAQTHAQTHTQTHTQTHTQTQVQAQAHSHTHPNTHAHTFPYTLPQTLSNTLPQTLPQTLSHALPQTLSQTLSQTLPQTLSHTLSHTLSHTLSQTLSHTLPQTLSHTLPHTLSHTLPQTLPQTLSHTLPQTLSHTLPQTLPHAHTQTLPHAHTQTLPQGLSHTLPQTLAHAHTHPHGYPHVHYQSTGPQQYLDPAEMIPNWPHPHAYPYSHIHQYQYHQYQQPQLAGLNDWGNEASGPVIIEETSRPVTASGSDLSNPETSSTPPRNNDSSNVTNSKNITPPSTSNSGNSINSATSMRSAQIRSPYEWMKKTSYQSHPNPGKTRTKDKYRVVYTDHQRLELEKEFHYSRYITIRRKAELAANLALSERQVKIWFQNRRAKERKQVKKREELEQKELKAADRVPNNAMANLTIGGLAEMGGMLGYEASPPPSPRAGPSHLLV